The DNA sequence ATGTGATCACGGGTGTAGATTTCGGATTTACTTTCAATTTCTTTCTGGAATTTGTCGCGATCCGATTCTTTTAAAGACATTCTGTAGGCATCCAAAATGACATAAACTTCCTGCATTTTTGAAGAATCACTTATTTCATAACTATTTAATTGTGTTAGCTTTTTAATGACATCGTAAGGTAAAATATTTGCTTCATTAATGAGAAAATCCATCACAAATTGAACGACGTTTTCATTGTATGTGTATGTCAAAAATACTCCGTTTGGAGAAATATACGTTATCGCTTGGTAAGATGGTGCTATAAACGACGCGTGAGTACTAACACTTCCGTCATCCGGATTAATCTTTATCACTGTGTAAATGTTATCTGCACTAACCGGATAAATCGGATGATATATCGTATCGCACGTAACCATAACTCCTTGCGATTCTTTGGTTACATAAAAGGGGCAGGGTAAATTCTGGTCGACAGCTTTCTGTGTGACGACATACAGTTTTCCATCAAATAGCCTGGTTGATTGAACATATGCTCCCTGATCAAGTGCTAGTTGCCACTTTTGGTTCGGCAATTGTGGATTACTTACATCTATTCCCGTTATTTCCTGTGAGGCAATTACGATTAAATTATTATCATCAAGAAGTAAATTGCCGTTATTATTTATAAAACCGACTTCCGCCAATTCTTCGGATGGAAATGAATCAATAATCCGAGTTCCGATACGCCTCACGGGAGGCCGAATCATACCAGAGGAACCAATAGAACTTGGTTGCGATTGTTCAACATTGCTCACATCGTCGACAATACCTGACCTTAGCTCAAATGGCTCGTATAAGTAGCCGTACTCTTGTGAGTAAAAAATAGACTTACCGTCAGTTTTAATAATATCGGGTTCATCGAGAGCCGCAATTTGAACATTGGTTTGTGATACCCTATCTGGTGATTGAATCTCTGAAATCGTGGAATCCATCTGATCCCCAAATCCGACTGACGGAGCTTGTAATTTAAGTGAGTTTAAGTCAGCTAATTCCCTAACCCCGTTGGTTAGCATGCTTGTATTTATGCTCGCTTTTTGTAAATAACCGATAAAGTCATCCTTTGATTTAAAAGCTTCAACCTTCATCTCGTCTGCCGGCTTTGATGTGTCATCATGTTGGCCAAATGGCGAAATTTGGCTGTTTGATAACTTGTAAATAAAAAATATACCTATAACCAAAAGAAGCACGCCTGAGAGGGCGAAAATATATTTTCCAAAGGGTCTTGGTGCGTCCATTTTCGATCCGAACGTTTCTATCTCGGGGTCATTTGGTGTCATGCTTTATTCTAACTTAAAATATTTTTTGCCGCTACTTTTTCGCTTTCTTTCCTGAAACCAATAACGATACGCTTAAACTTACTACCTTCTAATTCAATGGTGATGACATGCTTTTTAAACATCGTTACATACCAATAGGCTTTACCCATTTTCGTGAAGTATGTTCCTGCTTTTATAATTCCCGGGAAGAATGATCCCGGTATGCGTAATTCCCAAATCGTATTTTCTGGCATAGTTGTACTCACAGATTTGATCTGATTTTTTTTAATCCTAATTAGTCTTTTTAATCCCCAGATAATTTCGAAGCCTTGCATCCTTATTTCAATTTCGTCGCCTTTGGGAATGACTTGCATAAGTTATTATAGCATTTATTGAAAATAGACATTACTTATTTTAAGCGGCATCGTTTACTAGTAGTAAATTATTATATGTTATATTAGATGGCATGTTTAAAACTCATTATTCCCCCAAAAGCCCGATGGTTTTTGTCGATGTCGAAACAACCGGCGGTAGTCCCAGCCAGGACAGAATAACCGAAATTGGGATTATCAGAGTTGAAAACGAAAAAATTGTCACCAAATACCAATCGCTAATTAATCCGCAAACTCATATTCCGATATTTATTCAACATATGACAGGTATCAATCCAAAGCTTACCGACAAGGCTCCTGTGTTTGAAGAAATAAAATCTGACATACGAGAAATTACCGAAGGAGCAATTTTTGTAGCACATAATGCAAAGTTCGACTATTCGTTTCTTCAGGGAGAATTCATCCGACTAAATGATATTTTTAAGGCTAAGGTTTTGTGTTCGGTCAGACTATCGCGCTTTCTTTACCCCAATCATTCTAAACATAATTTATCAAGTATCGTTGAAAGATTTTCGATTGATGTTCCCAACAGGCACCGCGCGTATGATGATGCACATGCAATCTGGGAATTTTTTCAAAAGGCAAAAACCGACCTTGGAAAGGATACTTTTGAAGAGGCGGTACGAAAAATACTGAAAGG is a window from the Candidatus Woesebacteria bacterium genome containing:
- a CDS encoding beta-propeller domain-containing protein, which translates into the protein MTPNDPEIETFGSKMDAPRPFGKYIFALSGVLLLVIGIFFIYKLSNSQISPFGQHDDTSKPADEMKVEAFKSKDDFIGYLQKASINTSMLTNGVRELADLNSLKLQAPSVGFGDQMDSTISEIQSPDRVSQTNVQIAALDEPDIIKTDGKSIFYSQEYGYLYEPFELRSGIVDDVSNVEQSQPSSIGSSGMIRPPVRRIGTRIIDSFPSEELAEVGFINNNGNLLLDDNNLIVIASQEITGIDVSNPQLPNQKWQLALDQGAYVQSTRLFDGKLYVVTQKAVDQNLPCPFYVTKESQGVMVTCDTIYHPIYPVSADNIYTVIKINPDDGSVSTHASFIAPSYQAITYISPNGVFLTYTYNENVVQFVMDFLINEANILPYDVIKKLTQLNSYEISDSSKMQEVYVILDAYRMSLKESDRDKFQKEIESKSEIYTRDHIREFERTGIVKFAFPDLEVTQTGSVPGTILNQFSIDEYQNNLRVATTIGGRMGIPWGNTESVNDVYVLDSSLKITGSIKDLGLSERIYSARFVGDKGYLVTFKQIDPFYVVDLSDAKKPTMVGELKIPGYSSYLHPIGDNLVLGIGMDGSKVKASMFDVSNPALPVEKSVLSLDEYWSDIQNTHHAFLLDDKHKVFFLPASGSGYIISYQDNLKTIFKTSPINAKRAVYINDLMYIVGDDKLIVVDELTWTEINSLVFSQ